In one Colletotrichum destructivum chromosome 2, complete sequence genomic region, the following are encoded:
- a CDS encoding Putative Mg2+ transporter protein, CorA-like/Zinc transport protein ZntB — MPTQTPEELLRAVEASHEQYLRSLRSLHESLASAVRERSEPRTTSSITLPSSPASRLSNSPYQSPVQSPVQTSQAVFPSASYRTRSSTFSEPIEKRPLTNGGEKDHVPASVYSGLEVEYLPLLDVAAPREASGSDGTLTPSASKLIERVSWTDSQLLHHLKHFNFTGGAAIALTDVIKRQTEIDERTDFETFAAYESQGYVSSTFELYDVDTKGAPRHVGKQSDRQPQGVAPDVAPSPSQIVDAPTVWNALKGIHADGQAVGLVTILQEPSALMLGALHMTMSPYFDMTELLNHFITDHENNGKTTAHVHRAFARDPSPSHLRQRSFFFVFKYYTVVGDGLEPAPFQKYDKRPPDRRSRDHIDIAECSSILALSLSGPPRQSVKQTRRREGPQEGFLFDTFAPWHLLSIQSFPDDEHTLRGGDAESQKTFFSGPWAFLDALVTEYRDATKRNLALHARIAKLITPPTDFMFDARLRDKLLFEDKHFTYIRRYFWAYNTLGVVNEGLRAMLAAYRDTFPDDFWEGRHPTLWPHPSPDSSEGRAYRDKMMPLRSDLERACRDLETVHAKNAATRKEIENLRDQLFSGSSIKESRRAIEQGDNIKVLTLGSMVFLPLTFVTSVFGITEFTIPAQDWRFPVTMVCVCVPFILALILLQTRAGYSLARHTFAALTWPFRLLANDGAGDTFPPAIAMPAVEARPRRKRRLTSRRPPSPQPPAQEKPQEAKETGLGSWLTWGMGRSNVNTRGNDKEAGQEGDVLVFGHV, encoded by the exons ATGCCAACTCAGACTCCCGAAGAGCTTCTCAGGGCCGTCGAGGCTAGCCATGAGCAATACCTTCGCAGCCTGCGAAGTCTTCACGAATCTCTGGCCAGCGCTGTGAGAGAACGATCAGAGCCCAGAACGACATCCAGTATTACCTTGCCGTCATCACCTGCCTCGCGACTATCCAATAGCCCCTATCAGAGTCCGGTCCAGAGCCCGGTGCAAACATCCCAGGCGGTTTTTCCATCGGCGTCATATCGTACCCGCAGCTCAACCTTTTCCGAGCCTATCGAGAAGCGACCGCTTaccaacggcggcgagaaaGACCATGTTCCGGCCTCGGTTTACTCGGGACTCGAAGTCGAGTATCTCCCCCTGCTGGACGTCGCAGCCCCCCGCGAGGCTTCCGGCTCCGATGGCACTCTCACTCCATCCGCCTCGAAGCTCATTGAGCGAGTGTCTTGGACCGACAGCCAgcttctccatcatctcaAGCATTTCAACttcaccggcggcgccgccattGCCCTGACAGACGTGATCAAGCGGCAGACCGAGATCGATGAGAGAACAGACTTCGAGACCTTTGCCGCCTACGAAAGTCAGGGCTACGTCAGCTCAACCTTTGAACTATACGACGTCGACACGAAGGGGGCGCCTCGTCATGTGGGTAAGCAATCAGATCGGCAGCCCCAGGGCGTTGCGCCCGACGTCGCCCCATCCCCAAGCCAGATTGTCGACGCGCCGACTGTTTGGAACGCCCTCAAGGGCATTCACGCAGACGGCCAAGCCGTTGGTCTCGTGACAATCCTCCAAGAGCCTTCGGCCCTCATGCTCGGCGCCCTGCACATGACCATGTCGCCATACTTTGACATGACGGAGCTCCTCAATCACTTCATCACGGACCACGAAAACAACGGCAAGACGACCGCCCATGTCCACCGCGCCTTTGCCCGTGACCCGTCCCCCTCGCACCTCCGCCAGcgcagcttcttcttcgtcttcaagTACTAtaccgtcgtcggcgacggcctcgagcccgccCCCTTCCAGAAGTACGACAAGCGCCCGCCCGACCGCCGCTCGCGGGACCACATCGACATCGCTGAGTGCAGctccatcctcgccctctcgctctccgGCCCGCCGCGCCAGTCCGTCAAGCAGACCCGCCGTCGCGAAGGGCCGCAGGAGGGGTTTCTCTTCGACACCTTCGCGCCGTGGCACCTGCTCTCGATCCAGTCCTTCCCGGACGATGAGCACACtctccgcggcggcgacgccgagtcTCAAAAGACCTTCTTCTCCGGCCCGTGGGCattcctcgacgccctggtGACGGAGTACCGCGACGCCACGAAGCGGAACCTCGCTCTCCATGCCCGCATCGCCAAGCTCATCACCCCGCCAACCGACTTCATGTTCGACGCCAGGCTGCGCGACAAGCTGCTCTTCGAGGACAAGCACTTCACCTACATCCGGCGGTACTTCTGGGCCTATAACACGCTgggcgtcgtcaacgaggGCCTGCGCGCCATGCTCGCCGCGTACCGGGATACCTTCCCCGACGACTTCTGGGAGGGCCGGCACCCGACGCTGTGGCCGCACCCGTCCCCGGACAGCTCCGAGGGGAGGGCGTACCGAGACAAGATGATGCCGCTGCGGTCGGACTTGGAGAGGGCATGCCGCGACCTGGAGACTGTGCACGCCAAGAACGCCGCGACGCGCAAGGAGATTGAGAACCTGAGGGACCAGCTCTTCAGCGGGAGCTCGATCAAGGAGTCACGACGGGCCATCGAGCAGGGCGACAACATCAAGGTGTTGACCCTGGGGTCCATGGTGTTTCTCCCCCTGACGTTCGTAACT TCCGTCTTCGGCATCACGGAATTTACCATCCCCGCGCAGGATTGGCGGTTCCCCGTGACCATGGTCTGCGTCTGCGTTCCCTTCATCCTGGCCCTCATTCTCCTGCAGACGCGCGCGGGGTACTCGCTTGCCAGGCACACTTTTGCCGCCCTCACGTGGCCGTTCCGCCTCTTGGCGAACGACGGGGCCGGGGACACGTTTCCGCCCGCGATTGCTATGCCTGCGGTCGAGGCGAGACCGCGCAGAAAGAGACGGCTTACGAGTCGAAGGCCGCCTTCACCACAGCCGCCGGCTCAAGAGAAGCCTCAAGAGGCGAAGGAAACGGGGCTAGGGTCGTGGTTGACTTGGGGAATGGGACGAAGCAACGTCAATACGAGGGGTAATGATAAAGAGGCGGGTCAGGAGGGCGATGTCCTGGTGTTTGGTCATGTTTAA